Genomic window (Ostrea edulis chromosome 9, xbOstEdul1.1, whole genome shotgun sequence):
taacaataatagctttcattcatatgtcgatttgatatatccctttgagctcgaaataaaggacaccacagggtcgttcacttctgcttcatacttagatattttattgaaagtagacattaacggcaaactgacaactcaactgtatgacaaacgggatgatttcagcttctccatcgtcaatttcccatatttatgtagcaatattccattatcacctgcatatggtgtttatatatctcaactgattcgatatacaagagcttgttctgcgtatagtcagtttttaaatcgaggtaagctacagacaaacaagttgatggtacaggggtttcaacagtttcgattgaagtcagcatttcgcaaattctatggtcgttataacggtctagttcgtcaatacaacctcgcattgggtcaaatgctgtctgacgtgtttcataccgattgttaaaccgttctcggcactctgattttgactgcgaataactccgtttacctgatcaggatatagggttcacggcgggtgtgaccggtcaacaggggatgcttactcctcctaggcacctgatcccacctctggtgtgtccaggggtccgtgtttgcccaactatctattttgtattgcttatgggagttatgagattgatcactgttcgttatcttcgccttgcattgaatcgacatgtgaatgaaaatgataatttctaaatgtcgagttgtaggacacagcaagatatttatttaaaacattctacatgaaaagaaaaaatctctcgctgtggtcttcaactcgacaagtagatatatcgacgacgttttatctattacatgtaacaatcataattttcattcatatgtggattcgatatatccctgtgaactcgaagttaaagacaccacagagtcgtccacttctgtttcatacttagatattgcattgaaaatagatattaacagtaaacaaacaactcaactttaggataaacaaaatgatttcagcttctccatcgtcaacttcccatatttatgtagcaattttccattatcacctgcatatggtgtttatatctctcaattgattcgatacgcaagagcttgttctgagtatgaccagtttttaaatcgagtcaggctactgacaaacaagttgtaGGGAGTTCAatattctcgtttaaagtcagcatttcgcatattccatggtcgttataacaatctaatttgccaatataaccgatcatttggtcaaatcatatttgacgtgttttataccgattgttaggccgttcttggcacactgatcttattttcattcatttgttgattgaatatatccctgtgaactcgaaataaaagacgccacagagtcctccacatttTCTTCgtacatagatattttattggaaatggatattaacgacaaaataacaactcaactttatgacaaatgggatgattttggcttctctatcgtcaactttccatatttatgtagaatattccgttatcacctgcatatggtgtttatatctttcaactgattcgatacagaAGAGGTGGTTCTGCGTATGTTAGTTTtcaaatcaaggcaggctactgacaaacaagttgatgttctaggtgtttcaacagtctcgtttaaagtcagcatttcgcaaattctatggtcgttataacgatctcgttcgtcaatacaatttatcattaggtcaaatgctatctgacgtgtttcataccaattgttaggtcgttcttggtacactgatattgactacTGTTTGATCCATTTACCTATTCacgatatagggatcacggtgggtgtgaccgatcgacaggggatgcatactcatcctaggcactgatcccacctttggtatgatcaggggtccgtgtttgcccagctctttattttgtattccttataggagttatgcgattgatcactagTTTTTATCTCCTCCtttcatttgatttacaccacttctagcatatgttgtggcacaggaagtttgaagtttctccttcatatctgttaatattttcgtgaggagcaaaatAGGAGCTTGGAAGACCATTTACTGGATCAAGCAATGCATCTTAATTTGTAAGGATTTTGTGAAGATTAGAAATCtagtataggtacagtaactcatattcatccattccattgactgggatattaaatgtttctaaaactgagcatgattttgaagaattttatcttttgaaagggcagttggagtataagtatgacaAATTGTGCCGTCTAAGAATTGTGCTGCCTGAGATGAATGAATGTACATAAATTCTGCTGTTTAAGAAATGGAACGCGGTGCATAAATTATGTTGTCTAAGAAAGTAGATATATGAATTTTGCTGCTTGAGAAATGTGATACATGAATTCTGGTACCTGAGAAAGGCGATGCATGAATTCTGTTGTCTGAGAAAGTtaaatacatgcaaggtgaagataacgaacagtgatcaatctcataactcctacatgtataagcaTAACTCCTACATACATTCTATTGTCTGAGTAAGTAGATACATGCACATGAACTTTGCTACACGAGAAAGAGAAGGCGATATATGAATTTTGCTGTCTGAAAAAGGCGATACATAAATATGCACTCTACTTAGTAAGACATAAAGTTATCAATTTATTTGACTACAGTGTATTTAAAGAGGTTCGCCTCTGAATTTTGTAGTATTGTCAATGTTTTTGGAATCATTGTTTCAATTTCTATATTTAGgggaatttatgaaattaaaaacgAAAACTTGATGTCATAGTGCTTGTAATTGAGCAAACTTgatctttttgcacttaaattTTACTTACAGTTATTCTGCTAGTGACAACACAGCGTAGGcaatacaaatcaatcattgcataCAATTAATACATAGCCACGTCTTCTAACAATATAGATGTAGatataaaaagttttaaatgctATCAAAATGAATGAATAATGACCTTTATCTACTTAAAATACGTTAACCAAGTTAGCCCCTCAGCTTTTGAGCACAGCTGCACAGGATACTATAAATTTGTATGAACATTTTCCATTCTGATCCCGATGATCCAAACATATCATGCATCTCTTACGTagaggggcatggacacgatttgagctgaaattttgatttttcgatttttaatgtttacattgCTAAACTATGGTATTCCTAATGGTCATAAAGATTTGAATGTCTCTTGGTgtggtacatgggagatacagagctcacaattctttgttacatgtatgtaagcaAGGTTCATGCAATATTTTTGTTGACATAGGTTAGATACACTTGTTTAAATcagatatttttcaatttataagatAACTCTGAACACGATTAAATAGTTTATAGGGTTTGttacatctcattttgttttaaatatgctattttctattaagcaatctatatgtaaacaaaaacatggctcgaaccttgtttacataagaaATATTGTGAATGTTGTATCTCACTAGTAACTCTACaactgaaattcaaacttggattgaccattagaaatactttagttaagcattgtaaacaataaaaatggaaaaatgaaatttgaagatTTTCAGCCTACATCGCGTCCATGCCCCCTTAAACCCTATTCACTTGAAAAATATAGcgttaattcaaattttaaaaggaTTTGGGCTTACATTTTGTAGCTAAATTATTATTtcatcaaaaagttctaaatctgcatgatctTACGGTTTCTGTTTTATCCAATAATAGTATTTTGTCAATTaagtatatttcaattttacaatttataatacaagtagttgagactaattcaaatgttgtgaTTCAttgatttggttgatatatttttccaaacggAACACTGTTTCTTATAAAAGTCTCAATTGATTTACCGAATTTGTGTATATAAACTCAGTATTTTGTCCAATAAGTAAAATATTTGATCTAtaacccccactttttaaagtttcattttaaatttcaatacaaGACTTTGTAAACTCTGAAATTCTATatcataaaaggtgaagataacaaacagtgatcaatctcataactcctacaagcaatacaaaatagatagatgaaTTTATCAGTTTATCTAGTGCAAAAAGGGCATCATTTATTCCATTCTGCTGGCATTATACTTTTTTataacttcataaaaacccttacaaagataaattgctggatccagtaagtgttctactaAGCCTATATTTTtactcctcatgaaaatattaacaggagaagcttcaaacttactgtgcgactacatataccagaagtggtgttaatcaaatgtggattattAAAAAATctaaacttttagtaaacttgaaaccGCAAAGCTTTTTTCAattcaacagcatcaaaacgtatgacttttcaacactttacacgacaaTTCCTGACGATAAACTAAAGACCAGATTATTTGGCATCACAGACATTTGctacttcaacaaaaatggaaaacagaaatattcatatctagtgatcagtcatcggAAAATTACTTAGTTAAAAAccctctgattccacgcacaagtactctgaagttgaaattaaaaatatgctggagttcctcactgacaatatcttcgtagtctttggtgatcagatcttccaacagtctgctggaatttccataggcacgaattgtgctcgtTTATTAgctaacctgtttttatattctcatgaagcAGAATGTACTCAAAAACGTCTacgtattttatcaaaaatagatattaacaaactaacaactcaactttatgataaacggaatgatttcagcttctccatcgtcaacttcccatattaatgtagcaatattccattatcacctgcatatggtgtttatatctatcaactgtttcgatacgcaagagcttgttctgggtatgatcagtttttgaatcgaggcaggctacagacaaacaagttgatgttgcaagggtttcaacagtcttgtttagagtcagcatttcgcaaattctatgctcgttataacgatctagtttgccgataCAACCTATTACTTGGTCAAATGCTAtttgacgtgttttataccgattgttaggcacactgattttaaggtggctcactacacccagaaatagtctCTCAAATcttaaaagatatgatgatgatatacaataagtatatatgcaaaaaatatacaaatttggataaaaatattatttcaacacatatgaacaacagactctggcggatttgaattcgagatctgcggttcactattccaatgctttaaccactgagctacgatgatagacaaacacgccgatcgatacaaatatactcacaaaacatttaaatcgccgtCTTATGACGTGGTGTCAtccagagtataagctttagtgtagtgaggtACCTTAATACGGAtgattccgtttacctgatcaagatatagggctcacggcgggtgtgaccggtcgacaggggatgcttaccacTCCTAGGCAAGtgctctcacctctggtatatccagatgtccatgtttacccaactatctatttatctattttgtattgcttataggagttatgagattgatgactgttcgttatcttcacctttcattgaattgTAAATTGTCTTGTGCACTGCTGTTATTCCACTGACTGTGAGACTATTCTGACCCGTCGGATATAACACCGATATCCTTAACACATTGTACAGAGTTTGTAAATTTTCTCTGTTAACATCTTCATTCATGTTTATTGTAACATATTTCAAGATTATAAAAATCCACGTGGGGTGTTCATTTTCATCCACCAGACTATAAATGTGTTTGTGATATATTTGCTCTGTTATAAAGGTTAACAGAAACACTTGAATTTGCCTAAGCAATAATCAATATGCCTAAGCAATAATCAATACGCCtaaacaataatcaatatgTCTAAACGATAATCAATACGCCTAAACAACAATCAATATGTCtaaacaataatcaatatgTCTAAACGATAATCAATACGCCTAAACAACAATCAATATGTCtaaacaataatcaatatgTCTAAACGATAATCAATACGCCTAAACAACAATCAATATGTCTAAACAACAATCAATATGTCtaaacaataatcaatatgGTGAATGTTGTTTGTttaatgtttaacgtcccattgagaattttttttacacatgtagATACGTAACTTGCTTTAGgtgaaatatcacaaattttgacctatccgtatcagtgagggtttttcatcgtgccaacgcctgtcgtaACGCAGATCTCCGTTTTCAAGGTAATCCCGAAAAATTCGCGACCATAGGCGAGTGAACGTTAAGGCTTGACGTGGCGTTGGAATCGAACCCGGGTCTCCTGAGCGAGtgccaatctctacccagagttgtcgttccttgctctcacttgcacctctgtcaacgtctcaagggttttacaagatttttgtaaaatgacacgtatgctcaaataaagtacggttttgacttcagttacaaaaatatacgtaaataaataaatactaaGCAGATggcaagtctttttgtgacacaagaagcattgatttgggttgaaacgtggatattgggttgttctattgcaccaggcctatacataggtacatgaagaatatatagtaaagcaaaaaaatctacaattagcttcttgtcctacattttcccaatattttataaagcagttcttagttttattagccgtaaaaaaaaagaagtggatttacatgtggaataacattgcttagttgagacgttaacagaggtatatgtgagtgtaaggaacgataactctgggtagagattgagcGAGTGCTACTACATATCCACCGGTCAATGTATTGTGAATAGAAAAACTATATAGTTTTACATACTTTTCTCGTTTATCTCGAACCTGATATTTACAAAAACCTATTagtatcattaaaaaaaataatttcacatttcattatctcttttctcgtaattacgagataatgaaatgtgaattcattttacTACATGATACTAATAGGTTTTCGTAGGTATTCCCCACCTGGTTACACAAGTCATGCATTCATGATATACTTGTTATAGACacatgtttgtttgtatgttgtctAGGTcccatttgatttttttccacTCGTATAGAGACTTtgtcagctgtaggtgaagtgccacaaaatCTGAACTGTTAATGGCGCTTAAGAACGTAATCATGACGTATCCGAAAAATACGTGACCTTCGTTTCTAAGACTGGGCTGTCATGTTGGGCTAAAAGGTCATAGGGGAAAAGACTTACATCCGGGTCCTTCATCAATGTGAAAAAGCGAACGACGATGGCTGATCCACAACTTCTATCACTGTGAGATTATTACAGTCGTAAACAATACACATTAAAGTTACCACTAAATGTTGCAGAttagaatgtttcattcatatttatgtgttacatgtataaaacctGTCTGCTCGCTACTTTCAATTGCGATGTTTTCTATCGAATTACAGTCATTGGCTCtctcaatataaatcagtcaactGCATTCCGAGttcgatacacatgtaaaaaaaaaaaaaaaaaaaaaaaaaaaaaaaaaaaccatggcgatgatattgacattgtaaaaaaaaaagtatattgTCAATAAAGTCAACGGGTTGTTATCACTTCTCCATTGAGTGACATATATTCTTCAGTTAattgtgaatttgttttacaaaatataatgattataaaattgaattatcagttatcaactttattgatttattaGCAAATCACAaagtgcaagcgagatgtgGATCACTTTTCTCATAACCAGCtattacgtatgaaggtatatcgcagaataatgactACGGTATTcttttgatctttgcaataaccataGTAGAATCGAGAACTTGGAACCCTAATATTGTGAAGAAACGCCCTAAGCACTGGGATACTGAGACTTGTCATATACTAAGTAAtctatgaataaaaataataatcacaTTACATATTGGAACTGTCGTTTTCCTTGGACCTGTCCAAGTGCTAAAGCAGAAGTAAACACAACAGATGAATGCGTAACGTAATTTATATGTGCATCTATCCCACGAACATGTATAATCAAACAAGCAAATCATGTCGAACGCGAACAATTTCTTCTCTAGTAAAACTGTAAACCGAGGAAGAAGAAAAgcaagctacatgtatgttcatagTTATAAATAACCCCGCTACAATCAGGCCTACATCTTCTAGAAACTCTAAAGAGCCTAACATCGTTCACCTGTATTCAATCTGCATAAAATGGCTTCGGCggataaaatttaaatatttgagATATTACTAATTAGCATGGCagtaattgaataaataaatcatgaaattaattttcaatgagTATCTATTCTATTTAACTCCTTTATTAAAAAGCTTCAGAATCTTCCACCCTTGATACATCACTAGTTTTAAGTTCTTTACCATATAGACTCGGGGTTTATGCAGTGAATACTGTAATCATCCAGGCGCCTAACGTTATACACACGGTTTAACAAGAACTATGAGTTTGACCTCTACTCCATGTCAACTGCTTGACGAAGAACTATCAAtcataaatcatacatacatgcaCTAGTACGTATCATTGTTTTGTTTCTCGTGATCCGAATACAAATAGATTAATAAGTAGGAATGTTGACCGCTGATGACCGCATAGCAGCTACCTGTACCAGATTCGGGGCGGGGGACAGAGGAGTGTTTCAGAGTAAATACAGGCGATTTCTTTGTATAAATATGAAAGACTGCATGTATTATGAGAAGCAGGTGTACTTATAAATAGTAACACGGGTATTCACTGAGCAAGGAAGATTGAATGGAGCCCCTTTAGTAGATATCTAGCTTAGCATTTGGAACCTACCGTGAGTTCCCGAATATGTTCCTTGGATCGCAAACACAGCGAACATGAGCGCACGGACGCGTTTGCATGTTAATTCCAAGAATTTTATACTTACAAATACTTCGTgtaattctaaaaatataaacCATATTAAATGCTGTATAAAAATGACAAAGAAATAACAGTACACCCCACGTTAGACATCTTCGCCATCATTTTGTTCGCGTTCCCTAGACCTATCTACGCGGTATGAGTTCTCGGTTTCAGAACATGTTCCCGGATCGTGTTCTGGTCGTTCAGATGTTTTACAAGTGAACACGTGCTCGTTTCAAGAACGAAAGTTCTAAAACCGCTTAAAGAAATGGCCATCTCTTGTGAGAACCGTTCCCCCATTACTACCCATGAGAGGTATGATTTTTCAACcatatccatgttttaaaaaagcCTCCAAAGATCGAATATAGCTAGCACGTCATCCATTATAGGTAAACATCTTGAATTTCCGTGGTTCAGGAAAACAAGTCGCGAATGTGACATGGAAacggacagacgatggacaaagttcgatcagaaaagttcatgTTAGCTAAAACTGAACGAATTGACAAAACATTATCCAAACGTAATCTTCAGCGCTGAAATTCAAATGTTATCAAAGAACCTGAAACCACCATCTTTGGGGACGGAGTATTTGAGGTCCATCAATTTGTTCGGTATTTTTTCGTATCCAAAAAGAGAAGAATCTATTAAGAGACTATCTCTCAATCTCCCCATAAGCACAGGGCCGATCAATCTGTACGCCTCTAACATGGCTTCCTCGCGGTTCTTCATTCGAGTCTCTTTATCTCCAGATTGTGCATGCGCTTTGAATAAAGCGTCTTTGAACTGTTCTGGAGTAATATTCATATCACTGTTAATGGGAAAAGGAAACTTGGTGTGCTTACTTAATATTCCACGAATCTGAAGCTTTCTCCATGCTCTATAGAGTCCTCTGGTGAACGTCATACAATTAAGTATAGCACGTCTCATGGAGAAAACATAATCCACTGTGTCAATGAGTGCATCGGTTTCAGTTTCGTTTTGGAAATTGCTAAACTTTATCATGTTCTCCAAGTTGAGTTTTTTCAAGATATGAAATGTGTCTTCTTGAAATGTTTCCAATTTTCCAATGTAATCATAATCTATTTCACAAGGTCTACAATGTTCAAAACTTGGGACAAAATGAGCATCTCGTCGGTCATTGGAGTTCTGGGAGTATATGAAATATTCCACGAATTCCGGAAAAGTTACATCGTGTCCACATTGAAGACTAACATTAGATGGATTTTCCCTGAAatttttcacaatgtgttttCCAATGAAATTCCAATATGCCGTGTTTGGAGAATAGATTTTATCCACGTAGCCAGAGAGCAATCGTTCGAAGGGCTCCCGAACAAACATGAATTTCGTAGACATGCGCAGTAACTGGTATATTTTGTCAAACGGAAGTCGTTTTGCTGTAGAGAATCCCTCGTAAGCTTGAATCCCACGAATACTGAATGGATCTGTCACATTTCTCCACCCGCTTAGAATTTGAAATATTCGCTTCCAAAATGTACATCCAATTTTTTCGATTGCGCAATAGACAATTTTACTTTTTCTGTTTATGACCAGATGTTCTTTAACAGCCGCCTCAGAATTTTGTGCGATGTAATAGTTTTTCAGTCTTGAGCATTCGTTTCTCAAATGTTTGTTTCGTTCTTCGAATCTTTTTTGAACGGGGTCATTGAGCATCTGAAAAGATAGAAAGGAGCACTAGTAGATACATCAGCCCACTGCACACAAatgcatgcatttttaaaagacGATAAGATCGTGTGTTTTTCCGTTGAATTCGAACAGGCTTAAAAGATTCAAAGCGGCTTTGAGAATTGAAGTTGAAAGTATCAAGAGGAAAACGACGGAGAATGTTGACCATCCATTATTCGCGACTGATGTTAACAAATCATAAGGTTTATCCTTGCAGGAGCGATACTAAGCTGATTCAAAGTTGTGCTCTTGTAATTCGAAGGACAATTACCCGATCTGGAGGAATATTTTAATTAAGAATGCACctacaacattctttaaccacaTCGAAACCCTTGTGTTTTCGAAAATAATCGATCTTTTTCGCTCACATTTCAGATGGGGTACTTACGAAGATATGCCTTGTCAGCACTCTGTCTTCACGTCTTCCATCTGTGTTGGAGTCTACTGCTAGCTGTCCTGAAATGgggaaaaagaagaaaaattgggaaaatgtggcgattgattgattgaacattgtttaacgtccctctcgagaatatttcacttatatggagacgtcaccattaccggtgaaaggctgcaaaatttaggcctatgcttggcgcttacgacctttgagcagggagggatctttatcgtacctcacctgctgtaacacgggacctcggttttagcggtctcatccaaaggaccttCCGGCCTATTTGGTTgcctattacgacaagcaaggggtactgaggacctattcttacccggatccccatgggaagaAATGTGGCGATACACGTAGATAGAtacaaaacaatttaaaaatgaGAAAAGGAAATTTCCTCTTACATGTGTCATTTTGAGATAAATTGTACGACTGTGAATACGAATGCCGATCGTAAGAGCATTTTGTGAGAAAAAACATGTTTTGtaaatgaaagtgaatttgGAAGTGTAGATTTGGATGCTATGGTGAAATACCCTaacttttaataaataatttcatcGTAAGCAGAACCATAGAGACATAACTGAAGTTGaatgaaaaacataaaaaaacaaacatgtttaCTGCACGCATGCTGGCTCCTTGACCATGAACATCTGATAAACTGAGACTAGAATTAAGTAAAAATTAGATTACAATTTTGCTTGTTACATGCAAATTGCAAACATTCTTTTCCgacattttgaattattttcaagaTCTGGAGCTTAACATGGATTCTACCCcagttattgcaaagatcaaaggaatgccgcggtcattattctacgatataccttcatacgtattaACTGATTATGATAAATTGCTACACATTTAACTCGCTCTTGAagttttgctaatgcaacaataaagtcgatgacaaataattcaattt
Coding sequences:
- the LOC125660293 gene encoding carbohydrate sulfotransferase 14-like, with the translated sequence MKVIYLKRRLSRRPLLYGILVLTLVPFLFVVIGQLAVDSNTDGRREDRVLTRHIFMLNDPVQKRFEERNKHLRNECSRLKNYYIAQNSEAAVKEHLVINRKSKIVYCAIEKIGCTFWKRIFQILSGWRNVTDPFSIRGIQAYEGFSTAKRLPFDKIYQLLRMSTKFMFVREPFERLLSGYVDKIYSPNTAYWNFIGKHIVKNFRENPSNVSLQCGHDVTFPEFVEYFIYSQNSNDRRDAHFVPSFEHCRPCEIDYDYIGKLETFQEDTFHILKKLNLENMIKFSNFQNETETDALIDTVDYVFSMRRAILNCMTFTRGLYRAWRKLQIRGILSKHTKFPFPINSDMNITPEQFKDALFKAHAQSGDKETRMKNREEAMLEAYRLIGPVLMGRLRDSLLIDSSLFGYEKIPNKLMDLKYSVPKDGGFRFFDNI